In a single window of the Vicia villosa cultivar HV-30 ecotype Madison, WI unplaced genomic scaffold, Vvil1.0 ctg.000048F_1_1, whole genome shotgun sequence genome:
- the LOC131622980 gene encoding albumin-2-like, which translates to MTKSGRINAAFRSSFHNEIYFFVEDKYFLFELFANERNERIFYELTPLRDGFKSLNHTVFGTYGIDCSFNTDNNEAYIFYENFCALIDYAPHSGKDKIISGPKKISDTFPFLKGTVFENGIDAAYRSTIGKEVYLFKGDKYARIDYGKNEFVQSIRKISEGYPCFSGTILENGVDAAFACHITNEVFFFKDEYYARVVVTPGATDDYIKNGVRKTLDFWPNLNGIKGLLD; encoded by the coding sequence ATGACAAAATCAGGTCGCATAAATGCTGCTTTCCGTTCATCTTTCCACAATGAAATTTACTTTTTCGTCGAAGATAAGTACTTCCTGTTCGAATTATTTGCAAACGAACGCAACGAACGGATCTTCTACGAGCTTACTCCTCTTCGCGATGGTTTCAAATCACTCAATCACACCGTATTTGGAACCTACGGAATAGATTGTAGCTTCAACACCGATAACAACGAGGCATACATCTTTTATGAGAACTTTTGTGCTCTCATAGACTACGCTCCACACTCCGGCAAAGACAAAATCATCTCGGGTCCTAAGAAAATTTCAGACACGTTTCCTTTTCTGAAAGGAACCGTGTTTGAAAACGGGATAGATGCAGCTTACAGATCGACGATAGGTAAAGAAGTTTACTTATTCAAAGGAGACAAGTATGCTCGTATAGACTACGGTAAAAACGAGTTTGTTCAAAGTATTAGGAAAATTAGTGAAGGGTATCCTTGTTTCAGTGGAACAATCCTTGAAAATGGAGTTGATGCAGCTTTTGCTTGTCACATTACCAATGAAGTGTTTTTCTTCAAAGATGAATATTATGCACGTGTAGTTGTTACTCCAGGTGCTACTGATGATTACATTAAGAATGGTGTGAGGAAAACTCTTGACTTTTGGCCAAATCTTAATGGCATAAAAGGTCTTTTGGATTAA